The sequence TCGCGAATCTTGACCATGAGGCGGTCACCCCCAAGTTCACGCTGTTCGGCGTTCGTTTCGCCCTGTAGCCGAGCGTAGTCAGCCGGGTGCGTTCCGGTGGGGTGAATCATGTACTCGGTCACGGTCGGTCAGAAGCGATCGGCTGCCGGTCCACTCCACGGGCGGGGATAATGCTCTGCCGGATTGATCTTGTGGTGACGGGGGCCTGGCACGTGCGGGAAGTGATCGAAGACCGGTACGCGCTGGCCGAGTTGCTCGGCCGAGGAGGCTTCGGCGAGGTGTGGCGGGCCGAGGACAGCCGGGTGGGCCGACAGGTCGCGGTCAAGATCGGATATCCGCAGACGCCGGAGGACACCCGCCGCTTCGAGCGGGAGGCCAGCCTCGCCGGGAACCTCGCGCACCCCAACATCGCCACCATCCACGACTTCGGCCGCACCGAGCGCGAGGGACGCGACGCCGTCTACCTCGTCATGGAGCTGCTCCGGGGCCGCAGCCTGGCCGATGTGCTGGATGCCGGCGTACCGCCGCTCGCGGACGCCCTGGAGTGGGCCGGGCGCATCGCGGACGCGCTGGGGGCCGCCCACGCCGCCGGGATCGTCCACCGGGACGTGAAGCCCGCCAACGTGATGGTCACCGACGGCGGGCTGACGAAGGTGCTCGACTTCGGCATCGCCAAGGCCGGGGGCGGCAGCGGCGGCGCCACCGCCACGACGGGGCTGACGGCCACCGGCATGGTCATCGGCTCCTTCCCGTACATGGCCCCCGAACGGTGGACCGGCGGGGCGAACGGCGTGCCCGTCGACGGGCGGGCCGACCTGTACGCCCTGGGCTGCGTCCTGATGGAACTGCTGACCGGCACCCGCCCGTTCGCCGCGCGCGAGATGCACGAGCTGCTCGCCCAGCACCTCACGACCGCGCCGCCCGCGCCGACTTCGCTGCGCGCGGAGCTGCCGGCCGCGCTGGACTCCCTCGTGCTGGAGCTGCTCGCCAAGGACCCGGCGGACCGGCCGGCGGACGCGGCCGAGGTGTCCCGGCGGCTGGCGGAGATCGCCCGGAGCCGGACCCCCGAGCCCGTGGCCGCGCCCGAACCCGAGCCCGCTCCGCCGGCGGGCTCCTTCCCGCCCCCGCCGCCGTACGCCCCCACCGTGCACACCGCGGCCGCCGATCCGGTCCGCGCGATGCTGGAGCGCAGGCTGACGCAGCTGGTGGAGGACGAGCCGGCCGATGTCGTGGAGCGGCTGCGCATGCTGACCGACGACCTGACCGAGGAACTCGGCGCGCAGGACCCGCTGACGGTGCGGGCCGCCTACCACCGTGTGATGCGGGTCGCCGGGCCGTCCAGGACGATCGATCTGGAGCGCCTGCTGCCGCGCATGGTGCGGGTCCTGGGCCTGGAGCACCCGGACACGATCACCGGGCGTGCCGCCTGGGTCGGCGAGGCGGCGGCCTTCGGGTCCGGGGACGGCCGCCGGCACGAGCAGGAGTTGCGGGTGCTCGTCGAGCAGGCGACGCGGGTGTTCGGCACGCACGCCCTGGTCACGCTGACCGCCCGCTACCACCTCGCGTCGGCCATGCATCGGGGCGCCCACGCCCGTGACGGCCAGTGGGACGCGCGCGGCCGGGAGCGCGCGCTGAGCGAGCGGGCCTGGCTGGGGCCGCTGCTGCCCGACCTGGAATGGGCCCTGACCGCCGACAGTCCCGTCCTGCTGGACGTGCGGCGCAGGCTGGCCCATGACGCCTGGCTCGTCGGTGACATCGCCGGCGCCGCGCTCCTGTACTGGCGGCTCTTCCCGAACCTCGCCGAACTCGCCGAGCGCGGCGATCCGAAAGTGGCCCACCGCGTGCTCCGCACCATCGGCGAGGCGGGCGATCCGGCGGCCGCGCTGGCGCACATGAACGCGTTGCTGCACCGGCTTCCCTTCCTCCCCGGCATGCAGGACCTGGCCCAGGAGGTCTCCGACACCCGGGCGGACTTCCGGCGTGCCGTACGGGAGCAGCGGCGCGCGGAGGGGACCGGCGGGACGGGTGGCCTGTCCCGGCTGTTCGGCCGCTGACCGGGGGGCGGCGTAGGAGCGTGCCCCGGCCGTAGCGCCCTACCGGCGGGTAAGGCAGCATGGGCCGCCACACGTCGCTCAGCAGGAGGAACACCATGGCCGCCCAGCCCAAGCCGGAGACCCTCGCCGCCTTCGAGGCCGCCAAGGGGTTCATGCCCGTGCGGGAAGGTCTCGCCCTGTACGAGGCGGCCACCGCGGCCGGGGCGCTCGGGCTGCCGCTGCTGGAGGTCGGCACGTACTGCGGCCGCTCCACCATCCTGCTCGCCGACGCCGCCCGCGAGGCCGGCGTGGCGGCGATCACCGTCGACCACCACCGGGGCAGCGAGGAGCAGCAGCCGGGCTGGGAGTACCACGACCCGACGGTCGTGGACCCGGAGGTCGGGCTGATGGACACCCTGCCGACCTTCCGCCGGACGCTGCGCAAGGCCGGGCTGGAGGACCACGTGATCGCGATCGTCGGCCGGTCCCCGCAGGTCGCGGCCACCTGGGGCGGCAAGCTCGGCTTCGTCTTCATCGACGGCGGTCACACCGACGAGCACGCGACCGGCGACTACGAGGGGTGGGCCCCGCACGTCGCGGAGGGCGGCACGCTCGTCATCCATGACGTCTTCCCGGATCCGGCCGACGGCGGCCAGGCCCCGTACCGCATCTATCTGCGGGCCCTGGCCTCCGGCGCCTTCGAGGAGATCTCCGTCACCGACTCGCTGCGCGTGCTGCGGCGTACGGGCGCGGGCGTCTGACGTCCGTCCGGTTCGGTGACCGGGACGGTCCGCCGGGAAGCTCGTCGCGCTCGATCCGGGCTGCCCGATTTCCGCTTCCGGCGACCGTACGCGCGACCGTAGGCTGCCACCGCAGATATTTCGGCGCCCTGGTTCCCGCGCAATCGCCGGTACGGGAACCCGGGGAGATCACCGACCCGTCCACCGGCGACCCGTAGGCAGGGAAGACCGTCGTGAGTTTATCGCGCACACGCGCCATTTCCATATTCTCAGCTCTCGTCGCCGGTGCGCTGATCGGCGTGCTCGGCGCGATCTCGGGCAAGTTCGACACCCCGATCTTCCACATCACGGGCCTCGTCTTCGCCGGGGGATGGTCGTGGGCGTGCCTGGCCTTCCTCGTCGGGTACACCCGGCGGTCGAAGATCGAGTCCGCCGTGGTGGCCTCTTCGGCACTGGCCGTCGGCGTGGTCGTCTACTACACGCTCAAGTGGCTGAGTCCCGTCGCGCCGATCGGAATGTCGGCCGACGGGTTGGAAGCGGAAGGCGTCTCGTCGGGAATGCTCGCCTGGGGTTTGGCCGCTTTCTTTTTCGGCGTCCCTCTGGGTCTCTTCGGGAATCTGGCGCGGATCCCCGGGATCGGCGGACTTCCCTTCCGTCTCCTTGTTCCGCTGATCGCCTTTGTCGAGACATCCGAACGTCTGAAAGTGGAAGCGGGCAACGCGGCCTTCGGTGAGGTGACCTGGGGCACGATTCGCGTGCTCGCCGTTCTCATCGCCCTGGCTCTCGTGGGGCACACGGCGTGGCAGTGGGCGCGCTCGGCACGGAAGCGCGAAAGCCGGACCTCGAACTGAGGGCGTCCGGTCATCCGACCTGATGAACGCCAGGCAGACAATCGCACCACGCCTTCGGATGGCCTACGGTCCGGACGGGGGCCGGCAAGCGGGTCTAGCATCGCGGCGTGCGCAACGACAACAGCCCCCCGCCCCCCGAGTCCGGCTCGACCATCGACCCGCACCGGCCCTGGTTCACCCGACGCTCCACGCTCGTCGTCGGGGTTGCCGCGCTCGCCCCGGCCGCTCTGGCGGGCTGGGTCCTGACCCAGGCGTTCGCCGCCGGGTCCGGGTCCGACGGGCAGTCCCACCCGGCGCCGCTGCCCGCCTCGCACTCGACCCTCTCGCCGGGCCAGCGGGACGCGAAGCCGGGCTCCACCGCCGGCGAGAGCGCGACCACGAGCCCCGGCGCGAGTACGAGCAGCCCCGCGGCCGCCCCGGCACCCGCACCCGCCAAGGGCGCGCTCGCCGGCAGGACCGTGGTCGTCGACCCCGGCCACAACGCCGGGAACTTCGAGCACACCGAGGAGATCGACCAGCAGGTCGACATCGGTACGAACCGCAAGGAATGCGACACCACCGGCACCACCACCAACGCCGGCTACAAGGAGGCGGACTTCACCCTCGACGTCTCCCTGCGCCTGCGGACCGCCCTGGAGGCCCAGGGCGCCAAGGTGGTCCTCACCCACCAGGCCGACCGCCCGTGGGGTCCCTGCATCACCGAGCGTGCCCGCATCGGCAACGAGGCGAAGGCCGACGCCGTCGTGTCCGTCCACGCCGACGGGGTCTCGGCGGGCAACCGCGGCTTCCACATCATCCTCCCGGCCAAGGTCAAGAGCGGCGCCGCCGACACCGCGAAGATCGTCGAACCGTCCCGGCAACTCGGGGAGAGGATCGCCGGGAACTTCGCCCGCACCACCGGCTCGGCGCCCGCCAACTACCTCGGCAGCGGCACCGGATTGGTGGTGCGCGACGATCTGGGCGGACTGAACCTGTCAACCCAGCCCAAGGTGTTCATCGAATGCGGCAACATGCGTGACGCCAAGGACGCGGCGCAGCTGACGAGTCCGGAGTGGCGGCAGAAGGCGGCCCAGGGCATCGCGGACGGCATCGTCGGCTTCCTCGGCGGGTAGGTCCTCCCGGGAGTCCGGCGGGACCACCCGCCGACCCGATCATCTCGGCCGTCGGAAACCTCCGTACCATGGTGCCGCCCGCCCTGCTGCAGACACGCTCTGCGACCGTGGCACCACGAGACGACGACCGAGACCGAGAAGGACACCTGAGACGTGAACATCCGCTCCCTCACTCGAGGCGACGGCGTGGTGATCGGAGCAGCGGCGCTGCTGTTCATCGCCTCGTTCCTCGACTACTACTCCGCCACCGGTGTCGACCGGCCGAGTGCCTGGGACCTCGATTCCAACCACCTGACGCTCCCGACCGTCTTCCTGATCGGCTTCATCGCCGCCGGTCTGCTCATCGGGTCCCGCTTCCAGCCGGAGCGCAAGGTGCTCGGCCTGCCGCTCACGGCGTGGGGCACGGTCCTCGCCGTCTCCGCCGCCTGGTCGGCACTGTGGGGCCTCATCGCATGCCCTGACGTGCTCGACCTGGGCGCCGGCGCCATCCTCGCCTTCATCGCCACGCTCGCCCTGGCCGGTGTCGCCCTGGCCGGCGCGAAGGTCCCGGCGCTGGCCGGCCAGCTCGTCCCGGAACCGCGCCCCGCCGCGGTCCCGCCGTACGGTGGCCAGCCGGGCCAGCCCCAGCCGGGTGCCGGCTACGGCTACCCGGGCGGGCAGCAGACCCCGTACGGCGCCACCCCGCAGCCGGTCCCGCCTTACGGCGGCACGCCGAACCCGGGTCCCGGTCCGCAGGACGCGCAGCACACCCCGGCCCCGGCGCCGACCCCGGCGGCGGACTTCACCCCGTTCTGGTTCGCGGTGCCGGTCGCCCGCCCCCTGTACGCGGAGGACGGCTCGCCCACCCCGATCGCCGAACTCGCCCCGGGCACCTGGTACCTGGCCGTCGAGCAGCGTGGCGCCGCCACCCTGATCGCCCAGACCCAGGACGGCCGCCGCGGCGTCCTGAACGACACCTCGGGCATCCAGCGCGGCTGACCGCCGCCCGGACCCAGGCCGACGGCCCCCCGCCCTTCCGGGCGGGGGGCCGTTGCCCTACAGTCACCTGACGCCTCGTCAGATTCTGGAGGGACCGTACATGCGCCTCGGACTCGCACTCGGCTACTGGGGCCGCGGCCCCAACCCCGACCACCTCGACCTCGCCACCGAGGCCGAGAACCTCGGCTACCACTCCGTCTGGACCGCCGAAGCCTGGGGCTCGGACGCCTTCACCCCCCTGACCTGGATCGCCGCACACACCTCCCGGATCCGCCTCGGCACCGCCATCGCGCAGATGGCCGCCCGCACCCCGACCGCCACCGCCATGCACGCCCTCACCCTGGACCACCTCTCCGGCGGCCGCATGACGCTCGGCCTCGGCCTCTCCGGGCCACAGGTCGTCGAAGGCTGGTACGGACGCCCCTTCCCCGCCTCACCCCTCACCGCCACCCGCGAGTACGTGGACATCGTCCGGCAGGTGCTGCGCCGCGAAGGCCCGGTCGCCCTCGACGGCCGCTTCCACACCCACCCGTACCGCGGCGAGGACGGCACCGGCATCGGCAAACCGCTCAAGCCGATCACCCACCCGCTCCGGGCGGACCTGCCGATCCTCCTCGGCGCGGAAGGCCCGAAGAACATCGCCCAGACCACCCGCATCGCGGACGGCTGGCTCCCCCTGTACTGGTCCCCCACCCGCACCGACGTCTACCAGGCCTCCCTCACCGACCTCCCCGAAGGCTTCATGATCGCGCCGATGGCCCGCGCCAAGGTCTGCGACGACGTCGCCGAGGGACTGCTCCCGGTCAAGGCGATGCTCGGCTTCTACATCGGCGGCATGGGCCACGCGGCCCGCAACTTCCACGCCGACCTGATGGCCCGCATGGGCTACGAGGAAGAGGCCCGCCGCATCCAGGAACTGTTCCTCGCGGGCCGCAAGGAAGAAGCGGTCCTGGCCGTACCGGACGCCTTCGCCGACGAGATCTCCCTCATCGGCCCCAGGGAACGCATCGCCGAACGCCTCGACCTCTGGCGCAAGGGCCCCGTGACCGACCTCCTCCTGACGGCCCCGGACCCCCACACCCTGCGCGTCCTCGCCGAACTCAACAGCTGAGACGGAAAGCCGGACCTCAGGACTCGGCCTGCGGCACGAACTCCAGCAGTTCCCGCACGTCCAGCGGCATGACGGCGATCTCCACGCTCCCGCCGCCGTCGTAGGCGCAGGTGACGATCCGCGAGCCGGGATTGATGGAGATCCCCTCCTTCACCGAGGGCACCCGGATCCCGGTGGCCCGCCCACCGGGCAACGCCACCGGCTCCCCCCGCTGCGGAACCCACCGGGCCACGCCCTGCTCCCCGTACACCCGGCCCGGCCGCCAACGGCCCTCGCCGGCCGGGATCCGGACCATGCACGGAATCCCGGGCACCGGCCCGGCGGCGGTCCGCGCACGATGCTTGCGCCGCAGCAGCCACCCGGCTCCCACGGCGCCCAGAACGACCACCACGATCTCGATCACGACCCCATTGAAACAGCCCTTGCCCTGGCCGGGCGGTGCGGGATCGTCCGGGTGCGGGTGCGTTCCCGGGTGCGGCCCGGTGGCCGCGCCTCTGCCCTGGCCGGGCGTTACGGAATCGTCTTCCGGGTGCGGCCCGGTGGTCGCGCCCTTGCCCTGGCCGGGCGGTGCGGGATCGTCCGGGTGCGGGTGCGTTCCCGGGTGCGGCCCGGTGGCCGCGCCTCAAACGCCGGCGGGGCTTGGGTGGGGCTTCGGGTGGGGCGGTGCCCCTGCGGGGGCTCTCCTCGGCTCGCGCGACGCGGCCATGGTCATGATGCGAAACCCAGGTTGCGCGCTCGTCCTGCGGGGAGCCCCCGCAGTGTCACCGCCCCACGGCCCTGGGAGAAGGCGGCCAGCGGTGGGGGTGTGGGGACGGTGGGGGGTGTCCCCGCAGGACGAGCGCGCAACCTGGGCCGTACGGCCGGGACGTGGCCGCGCCGCGCGAGCCGAGGAGACACCCCCCGCCGGCCCCACACCCCCACCCCCACACTCCGCCCCCGCCCGAGCGGCCCAACCCAGCCCCGCCGGCGTTTGAGGCGCGACCACCGCACCGCACCGCACCCGGAGACGGGTCAGCCGCCGAGCTGCGACGCGCTCGGGACCTTGTCCGTCACCGTCGCCCCCGCACTCTGACCGGCTTCCTTCACACTGTTGATGACACTGTCGAACGCATCGATGTCACCGTCACCCGCCTGCCCCTTGCGCAGCTTGCTGCCGAGCCCCTTCAGGGACTCGATGCCCGCCGCCAGCGGGGCCACCGCCTTCGCCAGCAGCGGGTCACCCTTGGCGTTCTGGGTCGCCGCCTTCAGCCGGTTGTACGCGAACGCACCCGCGAGGCCCGCCTTGATCAGCGCGAACGTACGCCCCTTGGCGCCCTTCTTGAACTTGCCCGCCCGGTACGGCTTGACGATCCACTGGTACGTCGCCCCGGCCGCGAGGCTCGCGTTGGCGACGAACCGCGTCTTGGCGAACTTCTGCTTCTCCGCGGACGTACTGGGCGACGGCGTCGCGGCGGCCAGTTCGTCGGCCTCGGCGGCGACGGGCTCCGCCGCCGCGAGGGCGGCCAGCTCCCCCATCGACGCGGCGGACAGCTCCTCGCGCGGGCCGTTGCCACCACTGCCGCATGCGGTGGCTCCGACCATCAGCGCGGTGGACAGCACCACGGCGGTGACGGCGCGACGGAATCGGACGGTCGTGGGTACGGACACGGTTTCCTCCGGGGACTGAGGCGTCCTCCGCAGCCTCACCCCGGTCCCGGCGCCCCGCCACCGGGGGAACCCGTTCGGGTTTACGACACGCCAAGGCGGCAACACGGGCCGTATGAGCACTCACACACGAGTACGCACCCGGGGAAGCAGTCAGGCAGGCCGCGCCGTCGCACTGGTGGCGGACGTGCTCGCCTTCGTCATCGGGCTCTGGATCCTGCTGTACCTGTTGGAAGCCAACCAGGGCAACGCCCTGGTCGACTTCGTCCACGACATCGCGTCCTGGCTCGCGGCCTGGTCCTACGACCTGTTCACCTTCAGCCGCGAATGGGTCCAGGTCGTCATCGGCTACGGCATCGCCGCCGTCGCCTACCTGCTCGTCGGCCACGCCGTCGCCGGCTGGCTCTACCGCCGCTGAACCTGAGCCCGACTCACCCGCAGCAGTCGGGCTCCAGCCCGGCCGGGAGCGAGGCCCCGCCGAACACCTCGGTCGTGGCCTCGTCCCCGCCGAGCGCCGCGACGGCGAGCAGCAGCGACCCGGCCGTCCAGGTGGTCTGCTCCACCGGCCAGACGGCCTCGTCCTGGAACACGTACCCCGTCCAGTACATGCCGTTGTCCGCGCGCAGGTGCGTGATCGAGCGCAGGATCTCCAGCGCCCGGTCCGACTCCCCTGTCGCCCACAGCGCGAGCGCCAGCTCGCAGGACTCGCCGCCCGTCACCCACGGGTTGGGCAGTACGCAGCGCACGCCCAGGTCCGGGACCACGAACTCGTCCCAGCGCTCCTCGATGCGCGCCCTGGCCTCCGAACCGGTCAAGGCCCCGCCGAGGACCGGGTAGTACCAGTCCATCGAGTAGTGGTTCTTGTCGAGGAACCGCTCCGGGTGACGCCGGATGGCGTGCCGCAGCGCGCCCGCCGCGAGCTCCCAGTCGGGCTGCGGCTCCTCACGGTGCTCGGCGATGGCCAGCGCGCAGCGCAGCGCCTGGTGGATGGAGGAGGAGCCGGTGAGGAGCGCGTCGGTGACGGCCGTGCCGTCCGCCTCCCGCTTCCAGCCGATCTCGCCGCCGGGCTGCTGGAGCGTCAGGACGCACTCCACGGCCGCGTACACGGCCGGCCACATGCGGTCCAGGAAGGCGTCGTCGCCGGTGGACAGGTAGTGGTGCCACACGCCGACGGCTATGTACGCGGTGAAGTTGCTCTCGCGGCTCGCGTCCTGCGGCTCCTCGGTGTCCACACCGTCGGGCCGGTCGGCGTAGGCCGCGTACCAGGAACCGTCCTGGTTCTGGTGCCGGGCCAGCCACGTGTACGCCCGCTCCGCGGCCTCGTGCTCACCGGCCGCGTCGAGCGCCATCGCGGCCTCGGTGTGGTCCCACGGGTCGAGGTGGTGCCCGCGGAACCACGGTATGGCGCCGTCGGCGCGCTGCGCGGCGAGGATCCCCGCCACGGTACGGGCGGCCTCCTCGGCCGTCAGTACGCCGTCCAGGACCAGGTGTTCGGTGCGCCCCGGCGAGCTCACTGGGCCGCGCTGACGGGGAGATGGGGCTTGGTCGCGTAGGCCACGAAGCTCTTGCCGATGAGCGGGTTCAGGGCCTGCTCGGCGAGCCGCGTCGCCATCGGCTTCTTCATGATGTCCCACACCAGGAGCTTGTGGTACGCCTTCACGGGCAGCGCCTTGTCGTTGTCGACGCCGAAGGCGCACTTGAGCCACCAGTACGGGGAGTGCAGCCCGTGCGCGTGGTGCGTGCCGTACGGCTTGAGGCCCGCGGCCTTCATCTTGCCGAGCAGCTCGTCCGCCTTGTAGATGCGGATGTGGCCGCCCTCGACCTCGTGGTAGGCGTCGGAGAGCGCCCAGCAGATCTTCTCGGGGCCGTAGCGCGGCACGGTGATGGCGATGCGCCCGCCGGGCTTGAGCACGCGCACCATCTCGGCGAGCACGCCCTTGTCGTCGTGGATGTGCTCCATCACCTCGGAGATGATGACGACGTCGAAGGAGTCGTCGGGGAAGGGCAGCGCCAGCGCGTCGCCCTCCATGGCCGTGGCGGTGGCCCCGGCGGGGGCCTCACCGGCCTCCTTCATCGCGGCGAACCACTTGGCGACCTCGCGGATCTCCTCGCCGTTGCGGTCGACGGCGACCACCTGGGCGCCTCTCCGGTAGCACTCGAAGGCGTGCCGGCCTGCGCCGCAGCCCAGGTCGAGTACGCGGTCGCCTGCGGCGAGCGGGAACCGGGAGAAATCGACGGTCAGCACGGGGTCCTGCCTTCGCGGTCGCGGGGGTGTTCGGGGGATGGGGACGAAGCGGGGGTGGCGGAAGGTCAGCGCGCCCGGCGGGTACGGCCGGCGGCGGCCTGCTCGATCGCGGCGCGGTAGTGCGCGACGGTGCCCTTGGCGGCCGCGGCCCACGTGAACCGGGTCAGGACCCGTTCGCGCCCGGCGGCGCCGAGGCGGGCCCGCAGCTGGGGGTCGCCCAGCACCCGGCCCAGCGCGGCGGCCAGCGCGCCCGCGTCGCCCGGGGGCACCGCGAGGCAGGTCTCGCCGTCGGGTCCGGCGACCTCGGGGATCGCGCCGCCGGTGGTGGCGACGAGCGGGGTGCCGGTGGCCATGGCCTCGGCCGCCGGGAGCGAGAAGCCTTCGTAGAGGGAGGGCACGCAGGCGATCTGGGCACTGCGGTAGAGGTCGACGAGCTCGGCGTCGGTGATGCCCTTGACGAAGCGGACGGCGTCCTGGAGGCCGTACGTCTCGAGGGCGCGGGCGACCGGGCCCTGTTCGGCGCGCTTGCCGACGACCACGAGGTGCGCCTCGGGCCGCTCGGTACGCAGCTTCGCGAGCGCCTCGACGAGGTACACGAGCCCCTTGAGCGGCACGTCCGCGCTGGAGGTGGTGACGATGCGGCCCGGCACCTCGGCCACGGACGGGTCCGGCGACCACAGGTCGGTGTCGGCGCCGATGTGCACGACGTGGATGCGCTCGTCCTGGACGCCCAGGTGCTGGGCGATCTCCTGCTTGGAGGACCCGGAGACGGTGAGCACGGACGGCAGCCGGCGGGCCACCCGGCCCTGCATGCGGGTGAAGCCGTACCAGCGGCGCACGGAGGCCCGCTTCATGCGGCCCCGCGCGGCGTCGAGGTCGAGCTTGCGGTCGACGGTGATGGGGTGGTGGATCGTGGTGACCAGCGGGGCGCCGAGGTCGGCGAGGAGGCCGTAGCCGAGGGTCTGGTTGTCGTGGATGACATCGAAGTCACCGGCGCGCGCGGCCAGATGGCGGCGGGCGCGCAGCGAGAACGTCAGCGGCTCGGGGAAGCCCCCGGTCCACATGGTGGCGACCTCGACGGCGTCGATCCAGTCCCGGTACTCGTCACGCTTCGGCGTGCGGAAGGGGTCCGGGCTGCGGTACAGGTCCAGGCTCGGGAGTTCGGTGAGCGAGGCGCCCGTGTCGAGGACCGGGTAGGGCTGCGCGCCGACGACTTCGACGGAGTGCCCCAGTTGGACGAGTTCACGCGAGAGGTGGCGGACGTAGACGCCCTGGCCGCCGCAGAACGGGTTCCCCTTATAGGTGAGGAGTGCGATGCGCAGCGGGCGGTCGCCGTCGGCGGCGGAGCCCACGAAAGGGCTCGTCACCATGGCCTCTGCGGTCACTCTCGGCCCCCTTCTCACTGCAACTTTCGCCGGAGCGTAACCGCTCGGATAATGTAGAACAAGTTTCAGACTTGATCCGTCGAAGACCATTGAATCTACCGGCCGGAAACCACACCGTAAGAGGCGGAGCAGGTGATTCGCGCCACGGCTCCGGCGCCTGCGATGCTGGCCGCGGACCAGCCCGGATTCAGCCCGCGCAACGATACGGAACGGGACACATGACAGCGGAAGTGAAGGCCGTCACCACACCGGCGTCGCCTCCCCTGACGGAACGCCAGGAGGCACGCCGCCGCCGGATCCTGCACGCCAGCGCCCAGCTGGCCAGCCGGGGCGGTTTCGACGCCGTACAGATGCGCGAGGTCGCGGAGGCGGCGGGCGTGGCCCTGGGCACGCTCTACCGCTACTTCCCGTCCAAGGTGCACCTGCTGGTCGCCACCATGCAGGACCAGCTCCAGCACATGCACACCACGCTGCGCAAACGCCCGCCGGCCGGGGACGACCCGGCGGCACGGGTCGCGGAGACCTTGATGCGGGCCTTCCGCGCCCTCCAGCGGGAGCCGCAGCTGGCCGACGCGATGGTGCGGGCACTGACGTTCGCGGACCGGAGCGTGAGCCCCGAGGTGGACACGGTGTCCCGGCTGACCACGGCGATCATCCTGGACGCGATGGGCCTGGAGCACCCCCCGACGGCGGAGCAGCTCTCGGCGGTCCGGGTCATCGAGCACACCTGGCACTCGGCTCTGATCACGTGGCTTTCCGGCCGCGCCTCGATCGCCCAGGTCAAGATCGACATCGAAACGGTGTGCCGCCTGATCGACCTGACGGCCCCGGAAAAGGCCTGAAGCCGCCGCTGCGGCGAGGCGGGGCCGGGGGCCGGGCGGGGGGCCGGACGAGGGCGGGCGGAGTCGGGGTGGGCGGGAGCCACTCGATCCGCATCACAGCTGTGTATGGGGGTTTCCCGTCAGTCCCATCGTCCCTCCGGGTCGGGCCGGTCCCTCAAGGGCGCTCCTTCGTCGCGTCGCTTCGCGATGTCGCTGCGCTCCACCCTTGACCGACCGTCCCGCCCCGGAGAAACGA comes from Streptomyces virginiae and encodes:
- a CDS encoding serine/threonine-protein kinase — its product is MREVIEDRYALAELLGRGGFGEVWRAEDSRVGRQVAVKIGYPQTPEDTRRFEREASLAGNLAHPNIATIHDFGRTEREGRDAVYLVMELLRGRSLADVLDAGVPPLADALEWAGRIADALGAAHAAGIVHRDVKPANVMVTDGGLTKVLDFGIAKAGGGSGGATATTGLTATGMVIGSFPYMAPERWTGGANGVPVDGRADLYALGCVLMELLTGTRPFAAREMHELLAQHLTTAPPAPTSLRAELPAALDSLVLELLAKDPADRPADAAEVSRRLAEIARSRTPEPVAAPEPEPAPPAGSFPPPPPYAPTVHTAAADPVRAMLERRLTQLVEDEPADVVERLRMLTDDLTEELGAQDPLTVRAAYHRVMRVAGPSRTIDLERLLPRMVRVLGLEHPDTITGRAAWVGEAAAFGSGDGRRHEQELRVLVEQATRVFGTHALVTLTARYHLASAMHRGAHARDGQWDARGRERALSERAWLGPLLPDLEWALTADSPVLLDVRRRLAHDAWLVGDIAGAALLYWRLFPNLAELAERGDPKVAHRVLRTIGEAGDPAAALAHMNALLHRLPFLPGMQDLAQEVSDTRADFRRAVREQRRAEGTGGTGGLSRLFGR
- a CDS encoding class I SAM-dependent methyltransferase; the encoded protein is MAAQPKPETLAAFEAAKGFMPVREGLALYEAATAAGALGLPLLEVGTYCGRSTILLADAAREAGVAAITVDHHRGSEEQQPGWEYHDPTVVDPEVGLMDTLPTFRRTLRKAGLEDHVIAIVGRSPQVAATWGGKLGFVFIDGGHTDEHATGDYEGWAPHVAEGGTLVIHDVFPDPADGGQAPYRIYLRALASGAFEEISVTDSLRVLRRTGAGV
- a CDS encoding N-acetylmuramoyl-L-alanine amidase, translated to MRNDNSPPPPESGSTIDPHRPWFTRRSTLVVGVAALAPAALAGWVLTQAFAAGSGSDGQSHPAPLPASHSTLSPGQRDAKPGSTAGESATTSPGASTSSPAAAPAPAPAKGALAGRTVVVDPGHNAGNFEHTEEIDQQVDIGTNRKECDTTGTTTNAGYKEADFTLDVSLRLRTALEAQGAKVVLTHQADRPWGPCITERARIGNEAKADAVVSVHADGVSAGNRGFHIILPAKVKSGAADTAKIVEPSRQLGERIAGNFARTTGSAPANYLGSGTGLVVRDDLGGLNLSTQPKVFIECGNMRDAKDAAQLTSPEWRQKAAQGIADGIVGFLGG
- a CDS encoding DUF5336 domain-containing protein; translation: MNIRSLTRGDGVVIGAAALLFIASFLDYYSATGVDRPSAWDLDSNHLTLPTVFLIGFIAAGLLIGSRFQPERKVLGLPLTAWGTVLAVSAAWSALWGLIACPDVLDLGAGAILAFIATLALAGVALAGAKVPALAGQLVPEPRPAAVPPYGGQPGQPQPGAGYGYPGGQQTPYGATPQPVPPYGGTPNPGPGPQDAQHTPAPAPTPAADFTPFWFAVPVARPLYAEDGSPTPIAELAPGTWYLAVEQRGAATLIAQTQDGRRGVLNDTSGIQRG
- a CDS encoding LLM class F420-dependent oxidoreductase; the encoded protein is MRLGLALGYWGRGPNPDHLDLATEAENLGYHSVWTAEAWGSDAFTPLTWIAAHTSRIRLGTAIAQMAARTPTATAMHALTLDHLSGGRMTLGLGLSGPQVVEGWYGRPFPASPLTATREYVDIVRQVLRREGPVALDGRFHTHPYRGEDGTGIGKPLKPITHPLRADLPILLGAEGPKNIAQTTRIADGWLPLYWSPTRTDVYQASLTDLPEGFMIAPMARAKVCDDVAEGLLPVKAMLGFYIGGMGHAARNFHADLMARMGYEEEARRIQELFLAGRKEEAVLAVPDAFADEISLIGPRERIAERLDLWRKGPVTDLLLTAPDPHTLRVLAELNS
- a CDS encoding prenyltransferase, translated to MSSPGRTEHLVLDGVLTAEEAARTVAGILAAQRADGAIPWFRGHHLDPWDHTEAAMALDAAGEHEAAERAYTWLARHQNQDGSWYAAYADRPDGVDTEEPQDASRESNFTAYIAVGVWHHYLSTGDDAFLDRMWPAVYAAVECVLTLQQPGGEIGWKREADGTAVTDALLTGSSSIHQALRCALAIAEHREEPQPDWELAAGALRHAIRRHPERFLDKNHYSMDWYYPVLGGALTGSEARARIEERWDEFVVPDLGVRCVLPNPWVTGGESCELALALWATGESDRALEILRSITHLRADNGMYWTGYVFQDEAVWPVEQTTWTAGSLLLAVAALGGDEATTEVFGGASLPAGLEPDCCG
- a CDS encoding class I SAM-dependent methyltransferase, whose amino-acid sequence is MLTVDFSRFPLAAGDRVLDLGCGAGRHAFECYRRGAQVVAVDRNGEEIREVAKWFAAMKEAGEAPAGATATAMEGDALALPFPDDSFDVVIISEVMEHIHDDKGVLAEMVRVLKPGGRIAITVPRYGPEKICWALSDAYHEVEGGHIRIYKADELLGKMKAAGLKPYGTHHAHGLHSPYWWLKCAFGVDNDKALPVKAYHKLLVWDIMKKPMATRLAEQALNPLIGKSFVAYATKPHLPVSAAQ